The proteins below come from a single Zea mays cultivar B73 chromosome 8, Zm-B73-REFERENCE-NAM-5.0, whole genome shotgun sequence genomic window:
- the LOC100383917 gene encoding Probable methyltransferase PMT23 gives MAVPSSDRARRPFPLSPSLSLFLLISAILVLLFLFLDPSPGSLAFLPSRLSASAPSLAPPLTPQQQSRAPRSRSPPHSRPDGSSATEKAEEGTTATASQPVTKADANGSASGPSAKESSGGSGSGGNSGARGVGADGETGTSVVAPVEKGGDDEEEAPVSVRWQTCSRLGRGVSSTDYIPCLDNVRAIKALRSRRHMEHRERHCPLPPRLRCLVPLPAGYRTPVPWPRSRDMIWYNNVPHPKLVEYKKDQNWVTRSGDYLVFPGGGTQFKDGVGRYIQFVEQIMPTIQWGRRTRTVLDVGCGVASFGGYLLDRNAITMSFAPKDEHEAQIQFALERGIPAFLAVIGTQKLPFPDNVFDVVHCARCRVHWYANGGKPLLELNRVLRPGGYFIWSATPVYRQEQRDQDDWNAMVTLTKSICWRTVVKSQDVNGIGVVIYQKPASNSCYAERKTNEPPLCSERDGSRFPWYAPLDSCLFTTAITTSDERYNWPVPWPERLDVSYASVPDDSASNKEKFEADTKYWKQLISEVYFNDFPLNWSSIRNVMDMNAGFGGFAAALIDQPLWVMNAVPIGQPDTLPLIFNRGLIGAYHDWCESFSTYPRTYDLLHMSNLIGNLTNRCDLIDVVVEIDRILRPGRWFVLKDTLEMIKKIRPILKSLHYEIVVVKQQFLVATKSFWRPGKPASTSG, from the exons ATGGCCGTCCCTTCCTCCGACCGCGCGAGACGCCCCTTCCccctctcgccctcgctctcgctcttcctcctcatctccgccatcctcgtcctcctcttcctcttcctcgACCCCTCGCCCGGATCGCTCGCGTTCCTCCCCTCCCGTCTCTCCGCATCAGCCCCTTCCCTCGCACCTCCTCTAACCCCCCAGCAACAAAGCCGCGCCCCGCGAAGCAGAAGCCCACCTCACTCGAGACCAGACGGCTCGAGCGCCACCGAGAAAGCGGAGGAGGGCACTACTGCCACCGCATCGCAACCCGTCACAAAAGCCGATGCCAACGGTAGCGCATCGGGACCATCCGCAAAGGAATCCAGCGGTGGCAGCGGCTCAGGCGGTAACAGCGGCGCCAGGGGAGTCGGGGCGGACGGGGAGACGGGTACAAGCGTCGTCGCCCCGGTGGAGAAAGGTggggacgacgaggaggaggcgCCGGTGAGCGTGAGGTGGCAGACGTGCAGCAGGCTGGGGAGGGGCGTGTCGTCGACGGACTACATCCCGTGCCTGGACAACGTGCGGGCGATCAAGGCGCTGCGGTCGAGGCGGCACATGGAGCACCGCGAGCGGCACTGCCCCCTGCCGCCCCGGCTCAGGTGCCTGGTGCCGCTGCCTGCAGGGTACCGGACGCCTGTGCCGTGGCCGCGGAGCCGTGACATG ATTTGGTACAACAACGTCCCTCACCCAAAGCTGGTGGAGTATAAGAAAGATCAGAACTGGGTTACAAGATCTGGTGATTATCTTGTTTTTCCTGGAGGTGGAACTCAATTCAAAGATGGCGTGGGAAGATACATTCAGTTTGTTGAACAG ATTATGCCAACCATACAATGGGGAAGGCGCACAAGAACTGTCTTGGATGTTGGATGTGGTGTTGCCAGCTTTGGTGGATACCTGCTTGACAGGAATGCCATTACTATGTCATTTGCCCCAAAAGACGAGCATGAGGCTCAGATACAGTTTGCCCTAGAGCGTGGAATTCCAGCATTTCTAGCAGTAATTGGAACACAAAAGCTTCCGTTTCCTGATAATGTGTTCGATGTTGTACACTGTGCAAGGTGCAGGGTCCATTGGTATGCAAATG GTGGAAAACCATTGTTGGAGCTTAATAGAGTACTGAGGCCTGGAGGATATTTCATTTGGTCTGCAACCCCTGTCTACCGTCAAGAGCAAAGAGACCAAGATGACTGGAATG CAATGGTTACTCTGACTAAATCAATCTGCTGGAGAACAGTGGTAAAGTCTCAAGATGTCAATGGAATTGGAGTTGTTATATATCAAAAGCCAGCATCGAATTCTTGCTATGCTGAAAGAAAGACCAATGAGCCCCCTCTATGCTCCGAGAGAGATGGATCACGCTTTCCTTG GTATGCTCCTCTTGATAGTTGCCTTTTCACAACTGCCATTACCACTTCAGATGAAAGATATAATTGGCCTGTTCCATGGCCTGAAAGACTTGATGTTAGCTATGCAAGTGTACCTGATGATTCTGCTTCTAACAAAGAGAAGTTTGAAGCTGATACAAAGTATTGGAAACAGCTCATTTCAGAAGTATATTTCAATGACTTCCCACTTAATTGGTCAAGCATTCGCAATGTAATGGACATGAATGCTGGGTTTGGAGG GTTTGCCGCAGCACTCATTGATCAACCTTTATGGGTTATGAATGCTGTGCCAATTGGTCAACCAGATACCTTGCCACTTATTTTCAACAGAGGTTTGATTGGGGCATATCATGACTGGTGCGAATCTTTCAGCACCTACCCTCGTACCTATGATCTTCTCCACATGAGTAATCTCATTGGAAATCTTACAAACAG GTGTGACCTCATCGACGTGGTGGTTGAAATCGACAGAATACTGAGACCTGGAAGATGGTTTGTGTTGAAAGACACGTTAGAGATGATAAAGAAGATACGCCCAATCCTGAAGTCTCTGCACTATGAAATTGTCGTCGTGAAACAGCAATTTCTTGTGGCTACAAAGAGTTTCTGGCGTCCTGGCAAACCAGCTTCCACATCAGGGTGA